The following proteins come from a genomic window of Maribacter sp. HTCC2170:
- a CDS encoding YqaE/Pmp3 family membrane protein translates to MSFIRVLLAILFPPLSVIGKGCGSFLIVLLLTFCGWVPGVIAALVILNNPN, encoded by the coding sequence ATGAGTTTTATTCGTGTGCTTTTGGCCATTTTGTTTCCACCCCTGTCCGTCATCGGAAAAGGTTGTGGTTCATTCTTAATTGTTTTACTTTTGACATTCTGTGGATGGGTCCCAGGAGTTATTGCTGCCTTGGTCATTCTGAATAATCCAAATTAA
- the lipB gene encoding lipoyl(octanoyl) transferase LipB, with translation MNRQIALQDLGLKDYKETWDYQEFLFQNTLDIKIKNRRENTKLSTPNHFLFVEHPHVYTLGKSGDIDNLLVDEKVLAEKGATFYKINRGGDITYHGPGQLVGYPILDLDNFFTDIHKYLRLLEEMVILTLAEYGLKAERSDGETGVWLDVGTPFARKICAMGVRASRWVTMHGFALNVNADLGYFDLMIPCGIKGKAVTSLNVELGKEEVSLSEVKEKLLKHFSKLFEAEFIKQKTEV, from the coding sequence ATGAACAGGCAAATAGCACTACAGGATTTAGGACTTAAAGACTACAAAGAAACTTGGGACTACCAAGAGTTTTTATTTCAAAATACTTTGGACATTAAAATTAAGAACAGGAGGGAAAATACTAAGCTATCTACTCCCAATCACTTTCTTTTTGTTGAACATCCCCATGTGTACACTTTAGGGAAGAGTGGTGATATTGATAATCTTTTAGTAGATGAAAAAGTGCTCGCTGAAAAAGGGGCTACGTTCTATAAAATAAACAGGGGCGGTGATATTACGTATCACGGTCCTGGTCAATTAGTTGGTTACCCTATACTGGATTTGGATAATTTTTTTACCGATATTCATAAATATTTGAGACTGTTGGAGGAAATGGTGATTCTTACTTTGGCTGAATATGGATTAAAGGCTGAACGTTCAGATGGGGAAACAGGCGTTTGGTTAGATGTTGGTACGCCTTTTGCTCGAAAAATATGTGCTATGGGTGTACGTGCTAGCCGTTGGGTGACAATGCATGGTTTCGCATTAAATGTAAATGCTGATCTAGGTTATTTTGATTTGATGATTCCTTGTGGCATAAAAGGAAAAGCAGTTACTTCCCTCAATGTGGAATTAGGAAAAGAAGAAGTTTCGCTAAGTGAGGTGAAAGAGAAATTGCTAAAGCATTTTTCTAAGCTTTTTGAGGCAGAGTTTATAAAACAGAAAACCGAGGTTTAA